From Methanomassiliicoccus sp., the proteins below share one genomic window:
- a CDS encoding ammonium transporter has translation MAYDTGAIAWMLISTALVLMMTPAVGFFYGGMLKRNSMLSMLGQSLIVMGVVTIIWVVFGFSLAFGADNGGLIGNFDFLLMNGIGVFSEPPALAWFPTSIPPLLYMLFQATFAIITVALIIGGIAERMKLAAVTVFLTIWTALIYIPVAHWVWGGGWIFQMGALDFAGGTVVHITAGVTVLAATLVIGKRLSRTNGCTEEPAHNIPFVVLGGALLWLGWFGFNGGSALGANEIAVNAVVVTTIAAAVAGVVWGLVSYIHLGRTSVLGMITGVVVGLVAITPASGFVDTTGAMVIGTIAPVISYGAIQLRKRLGFDDALDVWACHGMGGTFGAIATGFLATSAVNPAVVSQGLLYGGGIDLLVKQLTAVGAVWAFVFVVVFVLMKIMVTVWPKWRISKEEERIGVDIVQHGENAYS, from the coding sequence ATGGCATACGATACTGGAGCGATCGCGTGGATGCTAATATCCACAGCATTGGTCCTCATGATGACCCCCGCGGTGGGGTTCTTCTATGGGGGCATGCTGAAGAGGAACAGCATGCTCTCCATGCTGGGCCAGAGCCTGATAGTAATGGGTGTGGTCACCATCATCTGGGTGGTGTTTGGGTTTTCCCTTGCATTCGGTGCAGACAATGGAGGGCTGATCGGTAACTTCGACTTCCTCCTGATGAACGGTATCGGTGTGTTCTCCGAACCACCGGCCTTAGCGTGGTTCCCCACCTCGATACCGCCTCTGCTTTACATGCTGTTCCAGGCCACCTTCGCCATCATCACAGTGGCGTTAATCATCGGTGGCATAGCTGAACGCATGAAGCTGGCCGCGGTCACAGTGTTCCTGACGATCTGGACGGCCTTGATCTACATCCCCGTGGCCCACTGGGTCTGGGGTGGGGGCTGGATCTTCCAGATGGGGGCCCTGGACTTCGCGGGGGGCACGGTCGTCCACATCACGGCCGGTGTGACCGTCCTTGCGGCAACCCTGGTCATCGGGAAAAGGCTGTCCAGGACCAACGGTTGCACGGAGGAGCCGGCGCACAACATACCGTTCGTGGTCCTCGGCGGCGCCCTCCTGTGGCTCGGCTGGTTCGGCTTCAACGGCGGCAGCGCCTTGGGCGCCAACGAGATCGCTGTCAACGCCGTCGTAGTCACCACGATAGCGGCAGCAGTGGCCGGTGTGGTCTGGGGGCTAGTATCATACATCCACCTTGGCCGCACCAGCGTCCTTGGCATGATTACCGGCGTGGTCGTGGGCCTCGTGGCCATCACCCCGGCCAGTGGCTTCGTCGATACAACAGGTGCCATGGTCATAGGGACGATAGCTCCCGTCATCTCCTATGGTGCCATCCAGCTCCGCAAGAGGCTGGGCTTCGATGATGCCCTGGACGTCTGGGCCTGCCACGGCATGGGCGGTACCTTCGGCGCCATCGCCACTGGCTTCCTGGCCACTTCCGCGGTCAACCCCGCGGTGGTCAGCCAAGGCCTCCTGTACGGTGGTGGCATCGACCTCCTGGTCAAGCAGCTCACCGCCGTGGGGGCTGTGTGGGCCTTCGTGTTCGTGGTGGTCTTCGTCCTGATGAAGATCATGGTAACAGTGTGGCCTAAGTGGCGCATCAGCAAGGAAGAGGAGAGGATCGGCGTGGACATAGTCCAGCACGGTGAGAACGCGTACAGCTGA
- a CDS encoding P-II family nitrogen regulator yields the protein MKKIEAIIRHEKLNQVKAALESIDISGMTVQEVRGRGEQKGLEFINRAGKYRVDLLPKMLVTIVVPDKKVDAIVDTLINGARTGEIGDGKIFISDVERCIRIRTGEEGNEAL from the coding sequence ATGAAAAAGATAGAGGCCATCATCAGGCATGAGAAGCTCAACCAGGTCAAGGCGGCCTTAGAGTCAATAGACATATCGGGTATGACCGTCCAGGAGGTGCGCGGCCGGGGGGAGCAGAAGGGTCTGGAGTTCATCAACCGCGCGGGAAAGTACCGCGTGGACCTCCTGCCCAAGATGCTCGTCACCATCGTGGTCCCCGACAAGAAGGTGGACGCCATCGTGGACACCTTGATCAACGGCGCCCGCACCGGTGAGATCGGCGACGGCAAAATATTCATCAGCGATGTGGAGCGGTGCATCCGCATCCGCACCGGGGAGGAGGGCAACGAGGCCCTCTGA
- a CDS encoding peptidylprolyl isomerase gives MSSGDENQVDKAVKGDIVRIDFDGWVEDTNELFDTTNAETAKDAGLYNEKVQYVPVPILIGGGRVFPGLDEALENVEVGKEYDVVIPPEKAAGPRDPKLVEMIALREFLRQEVEPRVGMEINIKNRTGIVTAVTAGRVRVDFNRRLAGKSLKYHFKVLSKAEGDEEKVKAVLEMDYGTAENFNIRVKDKSICMVLPDVCKYDQKWLLAKYRIVADLREAMKAEKVRFVEEYVKPAETSKEEPAPEEIAPEEIPQEQ, from the coding sequence ATGTCAAGTGGAGACGAGAACCAGGTCGATAAGGCAGTGAAGGGAGATATCGTACGCATAGACTTCGATGGCTGGGTAGAGGACACCAACGAGCTGTTCGACACCACCAACGCTGAGACCGCCAAGGACGCAGGGCTGTACAACGAAAAGGTCCAGTATGTGCCGGTACCGATCCTCATCGGCGGCGGAAGGGTCTTTCCCGGTCTGGACGAGGCCTTGGAGAACGTCGAGGTCGGAAAGGAATACGATGTCGTGATCCCCCCTGAGAAGGCGGCCGGACCTCGCGATCCCAAGCTTGTAGAGATGATCGCCCTCCGTGAGTTCCTTAGACAGGAAGTGGAGCCCCGCGTGGGTATGGAGATCAACATCAAGAACCGTACGGGTATTGTCACCGCGGTCACCGCTGGACGGGTCCGAGTGGACTTCAACCGCCGCCTGGCCGGGAAGAGCCTGAAGTACCACTTCAAGGTGCTGTCCAAGGCAGAGGGCGATGAGGAGAAGGTCAAGGCGGTCCTGGAGATGGACTACGGCACCGCTGAGAACTTCAACATCCGCGTGAAGGACAAGAGCATCTGCATGGTCCTGCCGGACGTCTGCAAGTACGACCAGAAGTGGCTCCTCGCCAAGTACCGCATCGTCGCCGACCTCCGCGAGGCCATGAAGGCTGAGAAGGTCCGCTTCGTTGAGGAGTACGTCAAGCCGGCCGAGACCTCCAAGGAGGAGCCGGCCCCCGAGGAGATCGCTCCGGAAGAGATACCTCAGGAACAGTGA
- a CDS encoding cupin domain-containing protein, which translates to MIKHFKAASMKWTDGPGYSKRKILTGDLFPEEVDLLQEVRFKKGSTIPPHYHKEQTEIFFVLARGSITIDDRRIDAEAGDVIVCEPGEVHGMPLVEEDFGFMVIKVNYREDDTVWL; encoded by the coding sequence ATGATAAAGCACTTCAAAGCAGCATCCATGAAATGGACGGACGGACCAGGCTATTCGAAGAGGAAGATATTGACAGGCGATCTCTTCCCTGAGGAGGTGGACCTCCTGCAGGAGGTTCGGTTCAAGAAGGGCTCAACCATACCTCCCCATTACCACAAGGAGCAGACGGAGATATTCTTCGTTCTTGCCAGAGGCTCTATAACCATCGATGACCGGCGGATCGATGCAGAGGCAGGTGACGTCATCGTTTGCGAGCCAGGAGAGGTGCACGGAATGCCCCTGGTAGAGGAGGACTTCGGTTTCATGGTGATCAAGGTGAACTATCGGGAGGACGACACCGTATGGTTGTGA
- a CDS encoding acetyl ornithine aminotransferase family protein, whose translation MGRIANILTEPPGPRAREIVAADHRYLATATKASPVAVSHAEGGKVTDVDGNTYLDFASGISVMNVGHSHPKVVRAVQEQASRLFHFAGTDFYYDAQVALAKKLTEITPGCGEKKVFFTNSGAESVEAAMKITRWYTGRKRFLAFLGCFHGRTMGALSLTSSKTLQRARFFPLVPGVTHVPYADCYRCPYKQEPGSCGTLCAKIIEETYFPTLLPPDEVAAMFLEPVLGEGGYIVPPAAFVKELSRICRENGILLVDDEVQAGMGRTGRMWAIEHFGVVPDVVCTSKALGSGLPIGAAIFPSHMDLVPGAHSNTFGGNLLACASALATLDVLETERLLENAARVGSYLHQRLFELQQHHETIGDVRGLGLMQAIELVRDRRTKEHAVRERDVIIEKCFKRGLILLPAGRSAIRFIPPLIVENDFIDEAMDILDHAFRGL comes from the coding sequence ATGGGAAGGATCGCCAACATACTCACGGAGCCGCCCGGGCCCAGGGCGAGAGAGATAGTGGCCGCGGACCACAGGTACCTAGCGACCGCGACCAAAGCGTCCCCGGTGGCCGTCTCTCACGCTGAGGGCGGAAAGGTCACGGACGTCGACGGCAACACTTATCTTGATTTTGCCAGCGGCATATCGGTAATGAACGTGGGCCACTCCCACCCCAAGGTGGTGAGGGCCGTTCAGGAGCAGGCTTCCAGGCTCTTCCACTTCGCGGGCACTGATTTCTACTATGATGCCCAGGTCGCCCTGGCCAAGAAGCTGACGGAGATCACCCCGGGGTGCGGAGAAAAGAAGGTTTTCTTCACCAACAGCGGGGCGGAGTCTGTGGAGGCGGCCATGAAGATCACGCGCTGGTATACTGGTAGGAAGAGGTTCCTGGCCTTCCTGGGATGCTTCCATGGGAGGACCATGGGCGCCCTGTCCCTCACGTCCAGTAAGACGTTGCAGAGGGCACGCTTCTTTCCGCTGGTTCCGGGGGTCACTCACGTCCCCTACGCCGACTGCTACCGTTGTCCCTACAAGCAAGAGCCAGGCTCGTGCGGTACCCTCTGCGCCAAGATCATTGAGGAGACCTACTTCCCCACCCTGCTCCCACCGGACGAGGTGGCCGCCATGTTCTTGGAGCCAGTCCTGGGCGAGGGAGGCTACATCGTGCCCCCGGCGGCGTTCGTCAAGGAGCTGTCCCGGATATGCAGGGAGAACGGCATATTGCTCGTGGACGATGAGGTGCAGGCAGGCATGGGAAGGACCGGAAGGATGTGGGCCATCGAGCACTTCGGGGTCGTCCCGGACGTGGTGTGCACCTCCAAGGCTCTGGGCTCGGGGCTGCCCATCGGGGCGGCCATCTTCCCTTCCCACATGGACCTGGTGCCCGGGGCACACTCCAACACCTTTGGAGGTAACCTGCTGGCATGCGCCTCCGCCCTGGCCACCCTGGACGTGCTGGAAACTGAGAGGTTATTGGAGAACGCGGCCAGGGTAGGCTCGTACCTGCACCAGAGGTTGTTCGAGCTGCAGCAGCATCATGAGACCATCGGAGACGTGCGGGGCCTTGGGCTTATGCAGGCCATAGAGCTGGTAAGGGACCGGCGTACCAAGGAACATGCGGTCCGGGAAAGGGACGTGATCATCGAGAAATGCTTCAAGAGAGGTCTGATACTCCTCCCAGCAGGCCGGTCGGCGATCCGCTTCATACCTCCGCTGATCGTGGAAAACGATTTCATAGATGAGGCCATGGACATACTCGATCACGCGTTCCGGGGCCTGTAG
- a CDS encoding ACT domain-containing protein, with amino-acid sequence MKKEVQKESIAERTRIYIDAHPSVKDCISKDLINYSSLARMIMKELSIANEEAVMIACRRYAVKLGRRDHEKEILKVLRNSRLELKTKIAIITAKNDWTVLHRLEAVLKRLFNEKTIMQIIQGTHAITIIADEKLQNEVVNAVGPENVLKIRTDLVEISVRSPERITETSGVFAFLANNLADGGINVLESVSVFTDTIFIVNEADMMQAYSILSKCIESAEKLNPED; translated from the coding sequence ATGAAGAAGGAAGTGCAAAAGGAGAGCATCGCCGAGCGGACCCGCATCTATATCGATGCTCATCCCAGTGTCAAGGACTGCATTTCCAAGGACCTCATCAACTACTCGTCGTTGGCCAGGATGATCATGAAGGAGCTCTCCATCGCCAACGAGGAGGCGGTGATGATCGCCTGTCGCCGCTACGCCGTAAAGTTAGGCCGGCGTGACCATGAGAAGGAGATACTGAAGGTACTGCGCAACTCCCGCCTGGAGCTGAAGACGAAGATCGCCATCATCACCGCCAAGAACGATTGGACGGTGCTCCACCGCCTGGAGGCGGTCCTCAAGAGGCTCTTCAACGAGAAGACCATCATGCAGATCATCCAGGGTACCCACGCCATCACCATCATCGCCGACGAGAAGCTGCAGAACGAGGTGGTGAACGCGGTGGGGCCGGAGAACGTGTTGAAGATACGCACCGATCTAGTGGAGATATCGGTCCGCTCCCCGGAGAGGATCACTGAGACCAGTGGGGTGTTCGCCTTCCTCGCGAACAACCTCGCGGATGGTGGCATCAACGTGCTGGAATCGGTGAGCGTCTTTACCGACACCATCTTCATAGTAAACGAGGCTGACATGATGCAGGCATACTCCATTCTGTCAAAGTGCATCGAGTCCGCGGAGAAGCTGAACCCCGAGGATTGA
- a CDS encoding DUF1294 domain-containing protein yields MANVAALVIYYADKKAASRMLRRVPERTLLLVALIGPFGALVAMRSFRHKTRKNKFLLVYLFALLHILLAAYLLTRPW; encoded by the coding sequence ATGGCCAACGTTGCCGCCCTGGTCATCTACTACGCGGACAAGAAGGCCGCATCCAGGATGCTGCGGAGGGTGCCTGAGAGGACGTTGTTGTTGGTTGCCCTCATCGGACCCTTCGGGGCCCTGGTGGCCATGCGCAGCTTCCGCCACAAGACCAGGAAGAACAAGTTCCTCCTGGTCTACCTCTTCGCGCTTCTGCACATTCTCCTGGCCGCCTACCTCCTGACCCGCCCCTGGTAA
- a CDS encoding aspartate aminotransferase family protein has product MDKEKVRELDHQFLFQNYGRQDLCFDHGEKEFLYDLDGKRYIDLVAGIAVNVLGYAHPSLVRTVSEQAGRMMHVSNLYLVREQAEAAEALASVSPSPLKVSFFCNSGTEANEAALKLAVKATGRARIVSTKNSFHGRTMIPLSATGQVKYQSGFEPLVSKAFDFIDFNSVEQLKSAITRDTAAFICEPIQGEGGIVAAKEEFFRTARDLCDERGSLFIVDEVQTGIGRTGNWFGFQHMGVVPDIVTLAKALGGGFPIGACLTTCELAATFKPGAHGTTFGGNPLACAVARTVIETIKEEGLVDRSASLGERWSQELRSLAVGGGLIKEVRGKGLMIGLEMGEEAKHFQEYALGEGILVNVTGGKIVRMVPPLIVSDDSVSKTNDVLKAFQDR; this is encoded by the coding sequence ATGGACAAAGAAAAGGTGAGGGAACTGGACCATCAGTTCCTGTTCCAGAACTATGGGCGCCAGGACCTATGTTTCGATCATGGGGAGAAGGAGTTCCTCTATGATCTGGACGGTAAGAGGTACATCGATCTGGTGGCAGGCATCGCCGTAAACGTGCTCGGCTATGCCCATCCATCTCTGGTAAGGACGGTGAGCGAGCAGGCAGGGCGCATGATGCACGTGTCCAACCTCTATCTTGTCAGGGAACAGGCCGAGGCCGCGGAAGCGCTGGCCTCCGTGTCCCCCTCTCCCCTGAAGGTCTCCTTCTTCTGCAACAGCGGGACGGAGGCCAACGAGGCCGCGCTCAAGCTGGCCGTGAAGGCTACGGGACGCGCCCGCATCGTGTCCACCAAGAACTCCTTCCACGGCCGAACCATGATACCTCTCTCGGCCACCGGTCAGGTGAAATACCAATCCGGCTTCGAGCCCCTGGTCTCCAAGGCCTTCGACTTCATCGACTTCAACAGCGTGGAGCAGCTGAAGTCGGCGATAACGCGTGACACCGCGGCCTTCATCTGTGAGCCCATCCAGGGAGAGGGCGGGATAGTGGCGGCCAAGGAGGAGTTCTTCAGGACGGCCCGGGACCTCTGCGATGAGCGCGGCAGCCTGTTCATAGTGGACGAGGTTCAGACAGGGATAGGCCGCACTGGTAATTGGTTCGGGTTCCAGCATATGGGCGTGGTCCCGGACATTGTGACCCTGGCCAAGGCATTGGGGGGAGGCTTCCCCATAGGAGCCTGCCTCACCACCTGTGAGCTCGCTGCCACGTTCAAGCCGGGTGCGCATGGCACCACCTTCGGCGGCAATCCCCTGGCCTGCGCGGTAGCCAGGACGGTCATCGAGACCATCAAGGAAGAGGGCCTGGTGGACAGGTCCGCGTCCCTTGGCGAGAGGTGGTCGCAGGAGCTTCGCAGCCTTGCTGTGGGTGGCGGACTCATCAAGGAGGTTCGGGGAAAGGGCCTCATGATCGGTCTGGAGATGGGTGAGGAGGCCAAGCACTTCCAGGAGTACGCGCTTGGCGAAGGGATACTGGTGAACGTGACAGGAGGGAAGATCGTGAGGATGGTGCCGCCCCTTATCGTCAGCGACGACTCCGTCTCCAAGACCAACGATGTCCTGAAGGCCTTCCAGGACCGGTGA
- the argB gene encoding acetylglutamate kinase — translation MDQVQVDSGRRVLVKFGGNALSGEGDLERFGQDISSLLSAGFQPVLVHGGGPEISQEMERRGLSVKKVSGLRVTDDDALQVAAEVLSRINAQVVQALTRAGVGAHGMAGAEKGTVIAQKMPPVRTEDESGHEVHVDLGSVGEVSHIDPTFMEELMGRNTVPVIYPICADEHGSALNVNADTVAAHVARAVGATEMVLVTDVPGILRGGEGSKEHIPSTTLSEIDRLIDAGVITGGMVPKVEACRTALLNGVGTVYMLNGKEPHSLIRRLVDGQDSGTMITVG, via the coding sequence ATGGATCAAGTTCAGGTTGATAGCGGACGCCGTGTCTTGGTCAAGTTCGGCGGCAACGCCCTCAGCGGCGAAGGGGACCTAGAGCGCTTCGGCCAGGACATATCCTCTCTACTTTCCGCGGGGTTCCAACCGGTGCTGGTCCACGGCGGCGGCCCGGAGATATCCCAGGAGATGGAGAGGCGCGGACTCAGTGTGAAGAAGGTGTCCGGGCTCAGGGTGACCGACGACGACGCCTTGCAGGTGGCCGCGGAGGTGCTCTCCAGGATCAACGCTCAGGTGGTTCAAGCCTTGACCCGGGCCGGGGTGGGAGCGCACGGTATGGCCGGGGCCGAGAAGGGCACGGTGATCGCTCAGAAGATGCCTCCGGTGAGGACGGAAGACGAGAGCGGACATGAGGTGCATGTCGATCTAGGCAGTGTAGGGGAGGTCTCACACATCGACCCTACCTTCATGGAGGAGCTGATGGGCCGCAATACCGTCCCGGTCATATACCCCATCTGTGCCGATGAGCACGGCAGCGCCCTGAACGTGAACGCCGATACGGTGGCCGCCCACGTGGCCAGGGCAGTGGGGGCAACGGAGATGGTCCTGGTGACCGATGTACCCGGAATACTGCGCGGAGGTGAGGGAAGCAAGGAGCATATACCTTCCACAACACTCTCGGAGATCGACCGCCTTATCGATGCCGGGGTGATCACCGGAGGCATGGTGCCGAAGGTGGAGGCCTGCCGCACCGCGCTCCTCAACGGCGTGGGTACAGTTTACATGTTGAACGGGAAGGAGCCGCACTCCCTGATCAGGAGGCTGGTGGATGGTCAGGACAGCGGCACCATGATAACTGTGGGATGA
- the argJ gene encoding bifunctional ornithine acetyltransferase/N-acetylglutamate synthase: MKIIDGGVTTPKGFKAEGIHCGIKRERLDLAMLYSERPAIAACAYTQNKMRAAPIELMIQRHTDKIQAFVVNSGNANAITGPQGMKDAMAMSDTAATALGIHPQLVGVASTGVIGRYLPMDKLDQGIRNISGKLGSGREYDHRANMAILTTDKTIKEAACQVTLKDGTVVTIAGMAKGSGMISPSMRTKHATTLSFITTDAVLSKPPEWKWQECINKSFNMINVDGDQSTNDISVLMANGAAGGKPVDDNHDFWDAVLYVSQSLAKQVVLDGEGATKLIELKVTGAKSDKEARTTGRWIISSSLVKTAIFGADPNFGRVLAAMGNSGSEFNIDKVRLTIGSNGEEVILFEGGVPQVKPCSEEEVIARKLLSEHNISMHLDLGVGNGAAEAWGCDLTYEYVKINAEYTT, translated from the coding sequence ATGAAAATTATCGATGGCGGGGTAACCACCCCCAAGGGCTTCAAGGCGGAAGGGATCCACTGCGGGATCAAGAGGGAGAGGCTGGACCTGGCGATGCTGTACTCGGAAAGGCCGGCCATCGCCGCTTGTGCGTACACTCAGAACAAGATGAGGGCGGCGCCCATAGAGCTCATGATCCAGCGTCACACCGACAAGATCCAGGCCTTTGTCGTCAACAGCGGTAATGCCAACGCCATCACCGGCCCTCAGGGCATGAAGGACGCCATGGCCATGTCGGACACGGCAGCCACGGCCCTGGGCATACATCCTCAGCTGGTAGGGGTGGCCTCCACCGGCGTGATCGGCCGCTACCTCCCCATGGACAAGCTGGACCAGGGGATAAGGAACATCTCGGGGAAGCTCGGCTCCGGCAGGGAGTACGACCATCGCGCCAACATGGCCATCCTGACCACCGACAAGACGATCAAGGAGGCCGCCTGCCAGGTCACCCTCAAGGATGGGACCGTGGTCACCATCGCGGGGATGGCCAAGGGATCGGGGATGATATCACCGTCCATGAGGACCAAGCATGCCACCACTTTGAGCTTCATCACCACCGATGCGGTGCTCAGCAAGCCTCCGGAGTGGAAGTGGCAGGAATGCATCAACAAGAGCTTCAACATGATTAACGTCGACGGCGACCAGAGCACCAACGACATCTCGGTGCTGATGGCTAACGGCGCCGCGGGCGGTAAGCCCGTCGACGACAACCATGATTTCTGGGACGCCGTCCTCTATGTATCGCAGTCCCTGGCCAAGCAGGTGGTGCTGGATGGCGAGGGGGCCACCAAGCTCATCGAGCTTAAAGTGACCGGCGCAAAGTCGGACAAGGAGGCCAGGACCACCGGGCGCTGGATAATATCCTCCAGCCTGGTGAAGACGGCCATATTCGGGGCCGATCCCAACTTCGGGAGGGTACTGGCCGCTATGGGCAACTCCGGCAGCGAGTTCAACATCGACAAGGTTCGCCTGACCATCGGCAGCAACGGTGAGGAGGTCATCCTCTTCGAAGGCGGGGTTCCGCAGGTGAAGCCTTGCTCCGAGGAGGAGGTCATAGCCCGCAAGCTCCTGTCGGAACACAACATATCCATGCACTTGGACCTGGGTGTGGGCAACGGAGCGGCTGAGGCTTGGGGTTGCGATCTGACCTACGAGTACGTCAAGATAAACGCCGAGTATACCACCTGA
- a CDS encoding N-acetyl-gamma-glutamyl-phosphate reductase: MIKAAIVGGSGYTGAELGRILCRHPQISLEAITSRQNAGMPVAKVLPSLQGFTDLSFEAQLNEDADLDLAFLATPHGASMAIAPDLLSRGVKVIDLSGDYRLSSPEVYEKWYGHPHSDPEGLSKAVYGMTELYRERIARADLVANPGCYPTCSVLSLAPLLASGQVDEKVIIDAKSGTSGAGAETTKATHHPNCGATITPYKIVGHRHTVEISETLSDVAGSGVGVVFTPHLLPIIRGMLTTSYVTLKKDKSKDELQALYEKYYSGRRFVRRVAVPSIPSTLASNFVEVGAEKADMGTVVVMGALDNLVKGASGQAVQNANIMFGMDETVGLDFPGLGV, translated from the coding sequence ATGATAAAGGCCGCAATCGTGGGAGGCTCCGGATACACTGGGGCCGAGCTTGGACGCATACTATGCCGCCATCCCCAGATCAGTCTGGAAGCGATAACCTCTAGGCAGAACGCCGGCATGCCCGTGGCCAAGGTCCTTCCGTCCCTCCAGGGTTTCACCGACCTCTCCTTCGAGGCCCAGCTGAACGAGGACGCCGACCTGGACCTGGCCTTCCTGGCCACTCCCCACGGGGCTTCCATGGCCATAGCCCCCGACCTACTGTCCAGGGGTGTAAAGGTCATCGATCTTAGCGGCGACTATCGCCTCTCTAGCCCTGAGGTCTATGAGAAGTGGTACGGCCACCCCCACAGCGATCCGGAAGGGCTGTCAAAGGCCGTTTACGGAATGACCGAGCTATACCGCGAGCGCATCGCCCGTGCCGACCTGGTCGCCAACCCGGGCTGCTATCCGACCTGCTCCGTGCTCTCCCTCGCTCCCCTGCTCGCGAGTGGCCAGGTGGATGAGAAGGTGATAATAGACGCCAAGAGCGGGACCTCCGGCGCCGGGGCGGAGACCACCAAGGCGACCCACCACCCCAACTGCGGGGCCACCATCACCCCGTACAAGATAGTGGGCCACCGCCACACCGTGGAGATAAGCGAGACCCTCAGCGATGTTGCCGGTTCTGGTGTAGGCGTCGTGTTCACGCCTCACCTGCTGCCGATCATACGCGGAATGCTCACGACGAGCTATGTTACTTTGAAAAAGGATAAAAGCAAGGACGAATTGCAGGCGCTCTACGAAAAATACTACTCCGGGCGCAGGTTCGTCCGGAGGGTGGCCGTTCCCTCCATCCCCTCCACGTTGGCATCCAACTTTGTGGAGGTCGGTGCGGAGAAGGCCGACATGGGCACCGTGGTGGTGATGGGCGCGCTGGACAACCTGGTCAAGGGCGCGTCCGGCCAGGCGGTGCAGAACGCGAACATAATGTTCGGCATGGATGAGACCGTAGGTCTCGATTTCCCAGGACTAGGAGTGTAG
- a CDS encoding argininosuccinate synthase gives MASSKKKVNAAPKSERKKVVLAYSGGLDTSVAIRWLQDNHDLDVVAVSIDVGQPGDMEKNIERAKSIGSVAAYAIDAREAFAEDYVWPSLKANALYQGIYPLSTAIARPLIAKLLVDVAKKEGADFIAHGCTAKGNDQVRFDVSIAALAPNIKILAPMREWVMTREEEIDYAKKNSIPIPVKKACPYSTDENLWGRSCECGVIEDASKEPPEDSHEWTVSPLKAPDKPTYVEIGFVSGVPVSIDGRKLPPVELIERMNKLAGENGVGRIDHVEDRLVGIKSRETYECPGAVTLIKAHQSLEGLVLTRDVLSFKKSVEQRFSDLAYDGLWFSPLMDALKAFVESTQTYVTGVVRVKLYKGSAEVVGRESPYSLYSEGLATYAKGDEFDHTSAEGFIYVWGLPLRTVASAHKDKMKVVDAKVDKAKPSPAKKKK, from the coding sequence ATGGCATCCAGCAAGAAGAAGGTAAATGCTGCTCCCAAGTCTGAAAGGAAGAAGGTAGTGCTCGCGTACTCTGGAGGTCTCGACACCTCCGTCGCCATCCGCTGGTTACAGGATAACCACGACCTCGACGTGGTGGCCGTATCCATCGACGTAGGTCAGCCTGGTGATATGGAGAAGAATATAGAACGCGCTAAGTCCATCGGATCGGTGGCCGCATACGCCATCGACGCCCGCGAGGCGTTCGCCGAGGACTACGTATGGCCATCCTTGAAGGCCAATGCGCTGTACCAGGGCATCTACCCTCTGTCCACGGCTATCGCCCGGCCTCTGATAGCCAAGCTGCTGGTGGATGTGGCGAAGAAGGAGGGGGCGGACTTTATCGCCCACGGCTGCACCGCCAAGGGGAACGACCAGGTCCGGTTCGATGTCAGCATAGCCGCCCTCGCCCCCAACATCAAGATCTTGGCCCCCATGAGGGAGTGGGTCATGACCCGCGAGGAGGAGATAGACTACGCCAAGAAGAACAGCATACCTATCCCGGTGAAGAAGGCGTGCCCCTACTCCACCGACGAGAACCTGTGGGGTCGGAGCTGCGAGTGCGGTGTCATCGAGGATGCCTCCAAGGAGCCGCCCGAGGACTCCCATGAATGGACGGTGTCCCCCCTCAAGGCCCCTGATAAGCCCACGTACGTGGAGATCGGCTTCGTGAGCGGTGTGCCAGTATCCATCGACGGACGCAAGCTTCCCCCCGTGGAGCTGATCGAAAGGATGAACAAGCTCGCAGGGGAGAACGGCGTGGGCCGCATCGATCATGTAGAGGACCGCCTGGTGGGCATCAAGTCCCGCGAGACCTACGAGTGCCCGGGCGCGGTGACCCTCATCAAAGCGCACCAGTCCCTTGAGGGCCTGGTCCTGACACGGGATGTCCTGTCGTTCAAGAAGAGCGTCGAGCAGCGCTTCTCCGATCTGGCATACGACGGCCTGTGGTTTTCCCCCCTCATGGACGCCCTCAAAGCGTTCGTGGAGAGCACCCAGACCTATGTAACTGGCGTCGTCCGTGTAAAGCTGTACAAGGGGAGCGCGGAGGTCGTGGGACGGGAATCCCCGTACTCGCTGTACAGCGAGGGGTTGGCCACCTATGCCAAGGGCGATGAGTTCGACCACACCTCGGCTGAGGGCTTCATATACGTCTGGGGCCTGCCGCTGAGGACCGTGGCCTCTGCCCATAAGGACAAGATGAAGGTGGTGGACGCCAAGGTCGATAAGGCCAAGCCATCTCCCGCCAAGAAGAAAAAGTGA